A genomic region of Bosea sp. 124 contains the following coding sequences:
- a CDS encoding ABC transporter substrate-binding protein, which produces MKRIIAGLGFAASLACAAASPAQAQTAIGVSYQPSLYWALPFHYATVKGWWKDVGLTPNFSTFPAGAPQIAASAAKSWDVGGTGSVPAVLGAVRFNILTIGLTNDESKTNAMMVRGDKFDAIKADPKLLKGQKLLLTTNSTVDYAARKCLTKFGLQQADMQFVNLGQAQIITAVTSNNGDVAGVWAPNTYTLEERANAKYLCSGADADAIVPGALIVRADFAKERPDDVAKFLAVFLRGWSWAKANPAEARTLALEFYKQGGLEVTAKAMDQEFALRPTFGLDEQMKLMARASGASTVDGWFSEIGKFITEVGTIPSNPDAKSYLTDDFLKRVAADARLKAFATEFDKK; this is translated from the coding sequence ATGAAGCGCATCATTGCAGGATTGGGTTTCGCCGCGTCGCTGGCTTGCGCCGCCGCATCGCCCGCACAGGCCCAGACCGCCATCGGCGTCAGCTATCAGCCCTCGCTCTACTGGGCGCTGCCCTTCCACTACGCGACGGTGAAGGGCTGGTGGAAGGATGTCGGCCTGACGCCGAACTTCTCGACCTTCCCGGCCGGCGCGCCGCAGATCGCGGCATCCGCGGCCAAGTCCTGGGATGTGGGCGGCACCGGATCGGTGCCGGCGGTGCTCGGCGCGGTGCGCTTCAACATCCTGACGATCGGACTGACCAACGACGAGTCGAAGACCAATGCCATGATGGTCCGGGGCGACAAGTTCGATGCGATCAAGGCCGACCCGAAGCTCCTCAAGGGCCAGAAGCTGCTGCTCACCACCAACTCCACGGTGGATTATGCGGCGCGGAAATGCCTGACGAAGTTCGGGCTGCAGCAGGCCGACATGCAGTTCGTCAATCTCGGCCAGGCCCAGATCATCACGGCGGTCACCTCGAACAACGGCGATGTCGCGGGCGTCTGGGCGCCCAACACCTACACGCTCGAAGAGCGCGCCAACGCCAAATATCTCTGCTCGGGAGCTGATGCCGACGCGATCGTGCCCGGCGCCCTGATCGTGCGGGCCGATTTCGCCAAGGAGCGGCCTGACGACGTGGCGAAGTTCCTCGCCGTCTTCCTGCGCGGCTGGTCTTGGGCCAAGGCCAATCCGGCCGAGGCACGCACGCTCGCTCTGGAGTTCTACAAGCAGGGCGGCCTCGAAGTGACGGCCAAAGCGATGGACCAGGAGTTCGCGCTGCGGCCGACCTTCGGTCTCGACGAGCAGATGAAGCTGATGGCGAGGGCCTCGGGGGCCTCGACCGTCGACGGCTGGTTCTCCGAAATCGGCAAGTTCATCACGGAGGTCGGCACGATTCCGTCCAACCCCGACGCCAAGAGCTATCTGACGGACGATTTCCTCAAGCGCGTGGCGGCGGACGCCAGGCTGAAGGCCTTCGCCACCGAATTCGACAAGAAGTGA
- a CDS encoding DegT/DnrJ/EryC1/StrS family aminotransferase, whose product MASDLAPLPRLTRDLTEPEPIPEAGIVRACELMRSGRLFRYGEMGADQNDVALLEQEVAAFVGRRYCVAVNSGGAALCLALKVLDVRPGDPVLVNSFTLAPVPGAIVHAGARPVLVEIGTDYVIDCDDLRRKARASGARILLLSHMRGHIADMDAVAAACDELELLLIEDCAHALCAAWGGRTVGTFGAAAAFSAQTYKHLNAGEGGFLLLDDPDRTARAILHAGSYMLHAQHLSAPSAEVMAAWEETTPNFSMRMTALAAALLRPQLKDLPLRARRWNAIHDRIGKAIARSRHVRLPARSAKESYAATSVQFSLPGFDSREMAAFLACCAARGLPVKWFGADQQRGFTSAPRHWRYAGEQGPLEQTHAVLAGLCDIRTPVSLTDQDCDLVAAIVREAIETVVSARAGTGKTGRAATG is encoded by the coding sequence ATGGCGTCTGATCTCGCCCCGCTGCCGCGCCTGACGCGCGACCTGACCGAGCCCGAGCCGATCCCGGAGGCCGGCATCGTACGCGCCTGCGAACTCATGCGCTCGGGCCGCCTGTTCCGCTATGGCGAGATGGGCGCCGACCAGAACGACGTCGCGCTGCTGGAACAAGAGGTCGCCGCCTTCGTCGGACGGCGCTATTGCGTGGCGGTGAATTCCGGCGGCGCGGCGCTGTGCCTGGCGCTCAAGGTGCTGGACGTGCGGCCGGGCGACCCGGTCCTGGTCAACAGCTTCACTCTGGCGCCCGTCCCCGGTGCCATCGTTCATGCTGGTGCCCGGCCCGTGCTGGTCGAGATCGGCACCGACTATGTGATCGACTGTGACGATCTCCGGCGCAAGGCGCGCGCATCGGGGGCGCGCATCCTGCTGCTGTCGCATATGCGCGGTCATATCGCCGACATGGATGCGGTCGCCGCCGCCTGCGACGAACTCGAGCTGCTGCTGATCGAGGACTGCGCCCACGCGCTCTGCGCAGCCTGGGGGGGTCGCACGGTCGGCACCTTCGGCGCCGCCGCGGCCTTCAGCGCGCAAACCTACAAGCACCTCAACGCAGGAGAAGGTGGCTTCCTCCTCCTGGACGATCCCGACCGCACGGCCCGCGCCATCCTGCACGCGGGCAGCTATATGCTGCATGCCCAGCATCTCAGCGCGCCGTCGGCGGAGGTCATGGCCGCCTGGGAAGAAACCACGCCGAATTTCAGCATGCGGATGACGGCCCTGGCCGCCGCCCTGCTCCGCCCGCAACTGAAGGACCTGCCGCTCCGCGCCCGTCGCTGGAACGCGATCCATGATCGGATCGGCAAGGCCATCGCTCGCTCCCGCCATGTCCGGCTGCCCGCGCGATCCGCGAAGGAAAGCTATGCGGCCACATCCGTCCAGTTCTCGCTGCCCGGCTTCGACAGCCGGGAGATGGCGGCCTTCCTCGCCTGCTGCGCCGCACGTGGGCTGCCGGTCAAATGGTTCGGCGCCGACCAGCAACGCGGTTTCACCAGCGCGCCACGGCATTGGCGCTATGCCGGCGAGCAGGGCCCGCTGGAGCAGACCCATGCCGTACTGGCTGGCCTCTGCGACATCCGCACGCCCGTGTCATTGACCGATCAGGATTGCGACCTCGTCGCCGCCATCGTGCGCGAGGCCATCGAGACCGTCGTCTCCGCCCGTGCGGGGACAGGGAAAACCGGGCGGGCCGCGACAGGCTGA
- a CDS encoding ABC transporter ATP-binding protein: MGSIRFDKVDKVFGPASSGVKALDDINLEIADKEFVAIVGPSGCGKTTCLRMVAGFEPPSAGTVSVNGRMVTRPGPDRAVVFQQFALFPWKTVRENIELGLRNKNLPKAEREGLVAGALTLMNLESHADAFPHQLSGGMQQRVAIARAYVLDPEVLLMDEPFGALDAQTRVVMQEELVRLARVNPRTVLFITHAVEEAVYLADRVAVMTRRPGRIKEVLDIRSIRQAENWDRLERIEDVMDLESFVHLRTQIWKSLREEKGAHGV; the protein is encoded by the coding sequence ATGGGATCGATCCGTTTCGACAAGGTCGACAAGGTCTTCGGCCCCGCCTCGAGCGGGGTGAAGGCGCTGGACGACATCAATCTCGAGATCGCGGACAAGGAGTTCGTCGCGATCGTCGGCCCGTCCGGATGCGGCAAGACGACCTGCCTGCGGATGGTCGCCGGCTTCGAGCCGCCGAGCGCCGGCACCGTCAGCGTCAACGGCAGGATGGTAACCCGGCCGGGGCCCGACCGGGCCGTGGTGTTCCAGCAGTTCGCCCTTTTTCCCTGGAAGACGGTCCGCGAGAACATCGAGCTCGGACTGCGCAACAAGAACCTGCCGAAGGCGGAGCGCGAAGGGCTCGTGGCGGGCGCCCTTACATTGATGAACTTGGAAAGCCATGCGGATGCGTTTCCGCACCAGCTGTCCGGCGGCATGCAGCAGCGCGTCGCCATCGCCCGCGCCTATGTGCTCGATCCGGAAGTGCTGCTGATGGACGAGCCGTTCGGGGCGCTCGACGCCCAGACCCGCGTCGTCATGCAGGAGGAGTTGGTGAGGCTGGCGCGGGTCAACCCGCGCACCGTGCTGTTCATCACCCATGCGGTCGAGGAGGCGGTCTATCTCGCCGACCGCGTCGCGGTCATGACGCGGCGTCCGGGCCGCATCAAGGAGGTGCTCGACATCCGCTCGATCCGGCAGGCCGAGAACTGGGACCGGCTCGAACGGATCGAGGACGTGATGGATCTGGAATCCTTCGTCCATCTGCGCACCCAGATCTGGAAGTCGCTGCGGGAGGAGAAGGGCGCGCATGGCGTCTGA
- a CDS encoding ABC transporter permease produces the protein MQIAPLRMSEKLAWGVLGLTGFIGLWAALSVLGIVPRQFLPSPVDVVSRFIHLLTTPFAGATLPQHLASSFQRYAYGVLLAAVIGVPLGLLMGWFRWLDDIVTPLFDALRFIAPIAWVPFAALWFGVGIGGPILIIFAGAFPPCLINAYRGARFVEPRLIEAARMLGTGHLRMILEILLPAATPSIVSGLRVSAGLGWQSLVGAELIVAAAGVGFMMVQAQANVATPTVMAGMVAIGLVGMLIDVMLRQGEAWLRRRRGLQA, from the coding sequence ATGCAGATCGCCCCGCTGCGCATGAGCGAAAAACTGGCCTGGGGAGTGTTGGGGCTCACCGGTTTTATCGGCCTGTGGGCGGCGCTCTCGGTCCTCGGCATCGTGCCGCGCCAGTTCCTGCCTTCGCCGGTCGATGTCGTCTCGCGCTTCATCCACCTGCTGACGACGCCCTTCGCCGGCGCGACGCTGCCGCAGCATCTCGCCTCGAGCTTCCAGCGTTATGCCTATGGTGTCCTGCTCGCGGCCGTGATCGGCGTGCCGCTCGGCCTGCTGATGGGCTGGTTCCGCTGGCTCGACGACATCGTCACGCCGCTGTTCGACGCGTTGCGCTTCATCGCGCCGATCGCCTGGGTGCCTTTCGCGGCATTGTGGTTCGGCGTCGGCATCGGCGGGCCGATCCTGATCATTTTTGCAGGCGCCTTCCCGCCCTGCCTGATCAATGCCTATCGCGGGGCGCGCTTCGTCGAGCCGCGCCTGATCGAGGCCGCGCGGATGCTCGGTACGGGGCATCTGCGGATGATCCTCGAGATCCTCCTGCCCGCGGCCACGCCCTCGATCGTCTCCGGCCTGCGCGTATCCGCCGGGCTCGGCTGGCAATCGCTCGTCGGCGCTGAGCTGATCGTGGCGGCGGCCGGCGTCGGATTCATGATGGTCCAGGCGCAGGCCAACGTCGCGACGCCGACCGTCATGGCCGGCATGGTGGCGATTGGCCTCGTCGGCATGCTCATCGACGTGATGCTGCGGCAGGGCGAAGCCTGGCTTCGCCGCCGCCGCGGGCTCCAGGCATAA
- a CDS encoding ABC transporter permease yields MIGRRRWVSLGSVAAALLLWFMLTTATGIVSPGRFPSPVDFWQSLSQIATRGYAGGGLAGHALQSVKLVVMGFLVAIATGVPLGLWMGWDRRAEAAINPIFLIIRPIPPLAWIPLAILWLGLGDGAKIMVIWFAAFVPSVINAFAGVRNIDRPIIEAAQMLGTPRWRLASEIIAPAASPMIFTGLRLSLQAAWTTLVAAELVGALAGIGFVLNMAQQDIYPGMILVGMVTVGVLGWGTTAILGLAERRALAWNVAGRD; encoded by the coding sequence ATGATCGGAAGACGGCGATGGGTCAGCCTTGGCTCGGTAGCGGCTGCGCTGCTGCTGTGGTTCATGCTGACGACCGCAACGGGCATCGTCTCTCCCGGCCGCTTCCCCTCGCCTGTCGACTTCTGGCAGTCGTTGAGCCAGATCGCGACGCGCGGCTATGCCGGCGGCGGGCTCGCCGGCCACGCGCTTCAGAGCGTCAAGCTGGTCGTGATGGGCTTCCTCGTGGCGATCGCCACCGGCGTGCCGCTCGGCCTCTGGATGGGGTGGGACCGGCGGGCCGAGGCCGCGATCAATCCGATCTTCCTGATCATCCGCCCGATCCCGCCGCTGGCCTGGATCCCGCTCGCCATCCTCTGGCTCGGCCTCGGCGACGGCGCCAAGATCATGGTGATCTGGTTTGCCGCCTTCGTGCCCTCGGTGATCAATGCCTTCGCCGGCGTTCGCAACATCGACCGGCCGATCATCGAGGCCGCGCAGATGCTGGGCACGCCGCGTTGGCGTCTCGCGAGCGAGATCATCGCGCCGGCCGCCTCGCCGATGATCTTCACCGGCCTGCGCCTGTCGCTGCAGGCGGCCTGGACCACGCTGGTGGCGGCCGAGCTCGTCGGAGCGCTGGCCGGCATCGGCTTCGTGCTCAACATGGCCCAGCAGGACATCTACCCGGGCATGATCCTGGTGGGGATGGTGACGGTCGGCGTCCTCGGCTGGGGCACGACCGCAATTCTCGGCCTTGCCGAGCGCAGAGCGCTCGCCTGGAACGTCGCGGGCAGGGATTGA
- a CDS encoding substrate-binding domain-containing protein — protein sequence MSGGRVKLSDVARDAGVSPATVSRAIAQPDLLSPDTLAKVRASAQRLGYLPDGAARALASGRSMTIGAIVPTLDSAIFARALQAMQATLAQAGYLLLVASHEASPAAETQAVRALLGRGVDGLMLVGAERAPETTALLDASGLPVVLTWCGDGHFTAITIDNALAGRLAAEHLIRLGHRRIGMITGHLQFNDRQRARLAGARAALTEAGLSLPDPLVVEQALTLAGGRAGCAMLLELEDKPTALIGGIDLFAIGCLEEAHARGMTVPRDLSVVGIDGLDMSAHVSPSLTTVHVPTGRIGHLAARTLMALVQGDRVDAETMLPVELVIRRSSQAVGAV from the coding sequence GTGAGCGGAGGGCGCGTCAAGCTGAGCGACGTTGCGCGCGATGCCGGCGTTTCGCCCGCGACCGTCTCGCGGGCGATCGCGCAGCCGGACCTGCTCTCGCCTGACACGCTGGCGAAGGTCAGGGCCAGTGCGCAGCGTCTGGGCTATCTGCCTGATGGCGCGGCGCGGGCCCTGGCCTCGGGGCGGTCGATGACGATCGGTGCGATCGTTCCGACACTGGACAGCGCCATCTTTGCGCGAGCCCTGCAAGCGATGCAGGCGACATTGGCGCAGGCGGGCTATCTGCTGCTCGTGGCCTCGCATGAAGCAAGTCCTGCAGCCGAGACGCAGGCCGTCCGGGCGCTGCTCGGCCGCGGCGTGGACGGGCTCATGCTGGTGGGGGCCGAGCGTGCGCCGGAGACGACGGCCTTGCTCGACGCGTCGGGGCTTCCTGTCGTGCTCACCTGGTGCGGCGACGGTCATTTCACCGCGATCACGATCGACAATGCCCTCGCCGGACGCCTCGCGGCGGAGCATCTGATCAGGCTCGGGCATCGGCGCATCGGCATGATCACCGGCCATCTGCAGTTCAACGACCGCCAGAGGGCCCGGCTGGCCGGCGCGCGCGCCGCCCTGACGGAAGCGGGACTGTCCTTGCCCGACCCATTGGTCGTCGAGCAGGCACTGACCCTCGCCGGAGGGCGGGCCGGCTGCGCCATGCTGCTGGAGCTGGAGGACAAGCCGACGGCGTTGATCGGCGGCATCGACCTGTTCGCGATCGGCTGCCTCGAAGAGGCGCATGCGCGCGGCATGACGGTCCCGCGCGACCTCAGCGTCGTCGGCATCGACGGCCTGGATATGTCGGCACATGTCTCGCCCTCGCTGACGACGGTCCATGTGCCGACGGGCCGCATCGGTCATCTCGCGGCCAGGACGTTGATGGCGCTCGTGCAGGGCGACCGAGTCGATGCCGAGACGATGCTGCCGGTGGAGCTGGTGATCAGGCGGTCGTCTCAGGCTGTCGGCGCCGTGTAG
- a CDS encoding acyl-CoA reductase — protein sequence MTEFAGHLPGLSAAEVEWRVLDFAAWGESVQVSVPLLTEPQGCALAARIRENARAYLKTLPVAEIVSTIDKAVARLLDRNDPWRRKAEAVLPVVTGYDPETVRLGLSGYLRTFRAPQLQRFLAEDFVNPGILDAFQPAVKGGFTRAYGPELLLHVWAGNVPGLPLWSLISGLLVKAGSVGKVASAEPLLAGWFARILAEIDPRLAECLAIVWWKGGDAESEQVWLKQADTIVAFGGNDALAAIRERAPVTARFLPHGHKIGFGMVSAAALDTRKAAPLARLAAHDVMRYEQQGCYAPQMLFIERGGKVSPREFAEHVSRELAGFARTHPRRALSVAEAAGVAAWRNAEEMRAFDGGSRTVLGDAGDPWSVVQVEAAEALAPSGLNRTLKIVAVDSLDAVMPLVAPFRNFLQSAAIAAAPAELFRIAGLLGEAGVTRISAFGRMTAPEAGWHNDGRFNLLDLVTITEIEQSAEFAAEGFAPYAD from the coding sequence GTGACCGAGTTCGCCGGGCACCTGCCGGGACTCTCGGCTGCGGAGGTCGAGTGGCGGGTGCTGGACTTCGCCGCCTGGGGCGAGAGCGTGCAGGTCTCCGTGCCGCTGCTGACGGAGCCGCAGGGGTGCGCTTTGGCCGCTCGCATCCGGGAGAATGCGCGGGCCTATCTGAAGACGCTGCCCGTCGCCGAGATCGTCTCAACCATCGACAAGGCCGTGGCGCGGCTGCTCGACCGCAACGATCCGTGGCGGCGCAAGGCGGAGGCGGTGCTTCCCGTCGTGACCGGCTACGACCCGGAGACGGTGCGACTCGGGCTGTCGGGCTATCTCCGGACGTTCAGGGCGCCGCAGCTCCAGCGCTTTCTCGCCGAGGATTTCGTCAATCCGGGCATTCTCGATGCATTCCAGCCGGCGGTGAAGGGCGGCTTCACAAGGGCCTATGGACCCGAGCTGCTGCTGCATGTCTGGGCCGGCAACGTGCCGGGTCTGCCGTTGTGGAGCCTGATCTCCGGTCTGCTGGTCAAGGCCGGCAGCGTCGGCAAGGTCGCGAGCGCCGAGCCGCTGCTGGCCGGCTGGTTTGCCAGGATCCTCGCGGAGATCGACCCCCGGCTGGCCGAGTGCCTGGCGATCGTCTGGTGGAAGGGCGGCGATGCGGAGAGCGAGCAGGTCTGGCTGAAGCAGGCCGACACGATCGTCGCCTTCGGCGGCAACGATGCGCTTGCGGCGATCCGGGAGCGGGCGCCGGTCACGGCGCGCTTCCTGCCGCATGGCCACAAGATCGGCTTCGGGATGGTCTCGGCTGCGGCCCTCGACACGCGCAAGGCGGCCCCGCTCGCCCGGCTCGCTGCCCATGACGTGATGCGCTACGAGCAGCAAGGCTGCTACGCGCCGCAGATGCTCTTCATCGAACGGGGTGGGAAGGTCTCGCCGCGCGAATTCGCGGAACATGTCTCGCGCGAATTGGCGGGCTTCGCGCGGACGCATCCGCGCCGGGCGTTGTCGGTGGCGGAGGCAGCCGGCGTCGCGGCCTGGCGCAACGCCGAGGAAATGCGCGCCTTCGATGGCGGGAGCCGGACGGTGCTCGGCGATGCCGGTGATCCGTGGAGCGTCGTCCAGGTCGAAGCGGCCGAGGCGCTGGCGCCGAGCGGGTTGAACCGGACGCTCAAGATCGTCGCGGTCGACAGCCTGGATGCGGTGATGCCGCTGGTGGCCCCGTTCCGGAACTTTCTCCAGAGTGCGGCGATCGCGGCGGCGCCCGCCGAGCTGTTCCGGATCGCCGGCCTGTTGGGCGAGGCCGGCGTGACCCGGATCTCGGCCTTCGGGCGCATGACCGCGCCGGAGGCCGGCTGGCACAATGACGGGCGCTTCAACCTGCTCGACCTCGTCACCATCACCGAGATTGAGCAATCGGCCGAGTTCGCCGCCGAAGGCTTCGCGCCCTATGCCGACTGA
- a CDS encoding ABC transporter ATP-binding protein produces MPTERQGGEFVAIEQASYGYGVEPAIVDRVDWAIPRGAFHCLVGRSGSGKTTLLKLAAGLLRPDQGSVRIGGAALQGPGSRIGFVFQQPTLLDWLSVLDNVLLPISLKRSLRPQDRDSARRLLDLVGLDAYARRHPPQLSGGQQSRVAVARALIAEPDLLLLDEPFAALDALTREELQDDLLALCALKATTVLFVTHDITEAVYLADRVAIMAAGRLHHQLAIALPRPRGREMRYGEPFNALCRELRLAMDEAP; encoded by the coding sequence ATGCCGACTGAACGGCAGGGCGGGGAATTCGTCGCGATCGAGCAGGCGAGCTATGGCTATGGCGTGGAGCCGGCCATCGTCGACCGCGTCGACTGGGCGATTCCGCGCGGCGCCTTCCACTGCCTCGTCGGCCGCAGCGGCAGCGGCAAGACCACGCTGCTGAAGCTCGCCGCCGGGCTGCTGCGGCCCGATCAGGGCTCCGTGCGGATCGGCGGCGCGGCGTTGCAGGGGCCGGGCTCCCGGATCGGCTTCGTCTTTCAGCAGCCGACGCTGCTCGACTGGCTCAGCGTCCTCGATAATGTCCTGCTGCCGATCTCGCTGAAGCGCAGCCTGCGACCGCAGGACCGTGACAGCGCGCGCCGGCTGCTGGACCTGGTCGGGCTGGATGCCTATGCGCGGCGGCATCCGCCGCAACTTTCCGGCGGCCAGCAGAGCCGCGTCGCCGTCGCCCGCGCGCTGATCGCAGAGCCGGATCTGCTCCTGCTCGATGAGCCCTTCGCGGCGCTCGATGCGCTGACGCGGGAGGAGTTGCAGGACGATCTGCTGGCGCTGTGTGCGCTCAAGGCGACGACCGTGCTCTTCGTTACCCACGACATCACGGAAGCCGTCTATCTGGCCGACCGGGTCGCGATCATGGCGGCGGGCCGGCTACATCACCAGTTGGCCATCGCTCTGCCGCGGCCTCGCGGGCGCGAGATGCGCTATGGCGAGCCTTTCAACGCGCTCTGCCGGGAGCTGCGGCTGGCCATGGACGAGGCGCCATGA
- a CDS encoding ABC transporter permease: MKARLASALLLVVLLCGWEAWCRLGAVPALIVPAPSSVFATLWSEIASGRLLPHLRITATEMALGLALGCAVGLGVGILLAEATFLRHLLHPYIVASQVVPKLALGPLFIVWFGFGMAPTVVITALICFFPLMENTLTGLAQVDPARRELFRMLGASRLQTLLRLKLPSALPVILAGLRVAVVLSLVGAVVGEFIGGRAGLGASIIAAQSVMDSSLMFALFIVITLLGMIFYQAALLAERLLLRHHLKG; encoded by the coding sequence ATGAAGGCCCGGCTCGCCTCGGCCTTGCTGCTGGTCGTCCTGCTGTGCGGCTGGGAAGCCTGGTGCCGGCTCGGCGCCGTGCCGGCACTGATCGTGCCGGCGCCGTCCTCCGTCTTCGCGACGCTGTGGAGCGAGATTGCGAGCGGTCGGCTGTTGCCGCATCTGCGGATCACCGCGACCGAAATGGCGCTGGGCCTTGCGCTCGGCTGCGCGGTCGGACTTGGCGTCGGCATCCTGCTGGCGGAGGCCACCTTCCTGCGGCATTTGCTGCATCCCTATATCGTCGCCAGCCAGGTCGTGCCGAAGCTCGCGCTCGGGCCGCTCTTCATCGTCTGGTTCGGCTTCGGCATGGCGCCGACCGTGGTGATCACGGCGCTGATCTGTTTCTTCCCGCTGATGGAGAACACGTTGACGGGCCTGGCCCAGGTCGATCCGGCGCGGCGCGAGCTGTTCCGCATGCTCGGCGCCAGCCGCCTCCAGACGCTGCTGCGGCTGAAGCTGCCGAGCGCCCTGCCGGTGATCCTCGCCGGGCTTCGCGTTGCGGTGGTGCTCTCGCTGGTCGGGGCCGTGGTCGGCGAGTTCATCGGCGGCCGGGCCGGGCTCGGTGCCTCGATCATCGCGGCCCAGAGCGTGATGGATTCGAGCCTGATGTTTGCGCTCTTCATCGTGATCACGCTGCTCGGAATGATCTTCTACCAGGCGGCGCTCCTGGCCGAGCGGCTGCTGTTGCGCCACCATCTGAAAGGATAA
- a CDS encoding ABC transporter substrate-binding protein: protein MFYGSRRNLFAFVGAALIGGAGIGATHAQTLDKMTVAGWSQPISEITNLLAEPDKGFFKAKGIELGYVPGTGGGSAIQNMLTGQADIAFTDPAALYLALDKGEKLVAIYNIYPQNVFNVVAPKAKGIKGPADLKGKRIGVYSLSSGTRQNLQVLLHQVGLTEQDATIEVTGLLNFAPLIQGQVDATAATDTGLLVAKSKGLADFDVIEVKDHLNLPSDIFVVTEATYEAKKPLLKRFLEAYRDSAAWMMAKPDEAAKVAVTRAINGRDEALNLEIIKLRNISTVSPTTAAKGLGHFDPELMQKGADTFYKLGLIGKPIDIGQFVKSDLIP from the coding sequence ATGTTCTATGGTTCACGTCGCAACCTGTTTGCGTTCGTCGGTGCCGCCCTGATCGGTGGGGCTGGCATCGGCGCAACCCACGCCCAGACGCTCGACAAGATGACCGTTGCCGGTTGGAGCCAGCCGATCAGCGAGATCACCAACCTGCTGGCCGAGCCCGACAAGGGCTTCTTCAAGGCGAAGGGGATCGAACTCGGTTACGTGCCCGGCACTGGCGGTGGCTCGGCGATCCAGAACATGCTGACGGGGCAGGCCGACATCGCCTTCACCGATCCCGCGGCGCTCTATCTCGCACTCGACAAAGGCGAGAAGCTGGTCGCGATCTACAACATCTATCCGCAGAACGTCTTCAATGTCGTCGCGCCGAAGGCCAAGGGCATCAAGGGGCCGGCCGATCTGAAGGGCAAGCGCATCGGCGTCTACTCCCTGTCGAGTGGCACGCGGCAGAACCTGCAGGTGCTGCTGCACCAGGTCGGACTGACGGAACAGGATGCGACCATCGAGGTCACCGGGCTGCTTAACTTCGCACCGCTGATCCAGGGCCAGGTCGATGCCACCGCTGCGACCGACACCGGCCTGCTGGTGGCGAAATCCAAGGGGCTGGCCGATTTCGACGTAATCGAGGTCAAGGACCATCTCAACCTGCCGAGCGATATCTTCGTCGTGACGGAGGCAACCTACGAGGCCAAGAAGCCGCTGCTGAAGCGCTTTCTCGAAGCCTATCGCGATAGCGCCGCCTGGATGATGGCCAAGCCCGACGAGGCGGCCAAGGTCGCGGTGACGCGAGCGATCAATGGCCGCGACGAGGCGCTCAATCTCGAGATCATCAAGCTGCGCAACATCTCGACGGTGTCGCCGACCACCGCCGCCAAGGGGCTCGGCCATTTCGATCCCGAACTGATGCAGAAGGGCGCCGACACTTTCTACAAGCTCGGACTGATCGGAAAACCGATCGACATCGGGCAGTTCGTGAAGTCCGACCTGATCCCTTGA
- a CDS encoding SDR family oxidoreductase, whose protein sequence is MKFRDRTILVTGASRGIGAALAKAFAAEGGLVIVNYRRSEAAAQAVVEACRAAGGQALAIAADVTVADEVEAMLARIAEEAGRLDAVVNNAFDPYVFDPDNRARFWETPWSAYQAQVDGALKATYNVCQAALPLMRQRGRGAIVNIATDLVARPSIAYHDYTTAKAALIGFSRNLAAELGPLGIRVNCVAPGLVYPTDASGKTREAVKDMLIAQTPLGRIATVEDVTGPVLFLASDWSGFVTGQTLHVDGGLVMS, encoded by the coding sequence ATGAAATTCCGCGACAGGACGATCCTTGTCACCGGCGCGAGCCGGGGCATCGGGGCTGCGCTCGCCAAGGCCTTCGCCGCCGAGGGCGGGCTGGTGATCGTGAACTACCGGCGCAGCGAGGCGGCGGCTCAGGCCGTCGTCGAAGCCTGCCGCGCGGCGGGCGGGCAGGCGCTGGCGATTGCGGCCGATGTGACCGTGGCGGATGAGGTCGAGGCGATGCTGGCGCGCATCGCCGAGGAGGCCGGTCGTCTGGATGCGGTCGTCAACAATGCGTTTGACCCCTATGTCTTCGATCCGGACAATCGGGCGCGCTTCTGGGAGACGCCGTGGTCGGCCTATCAGGCGCAGGTCGATGGCGCGCTGAAGGCGACCTACAATGTCTGCCAGGCGGCCTTGCCGCTGATGCGACAGCGGGGCAGGGGGGCGATCGTCAACATCGCGACGGATCTCGTGGCGCGGCCGAGCATCGCCTATCACGACTATACCACCGCCAAGGCCGCGCTGATCGGCTTCAGCCGCAATCTCGCGGCGGAACTCGGGCCGCTCGGCATCCGGGTCAATTGCGTCGCGCCGGGGCTGGTCTATCCGACCGATGCCAGCGGCAAGACCCGCGAGGCGGTCAAGGACATGCTGATCGCGCAGACGCCGCTCGGGCGCATCGCGACGGTGGAGGACGTGACGGGGCCGGTGCTCTTCCTCGCCTCCGACTGGAGCGGCTTCGTCACCGGCCAGACGCTGCATGTCGATGGCGGGCTGGTGATGAGCTAG